The Rhodospirillaceae bacterium genome includes the window AAGGCTGACGTTACCGCGAAGGCGGCCGTCATGCCGCCGATGGTGTCGGCAATCGGATAACCGACGCGAAGCGGGGCGGACTCAGCATCTCCCGTCACGCTCATCACGCCAGATAGACCTTGCACGATCTGATCATACGCTGGGTTTTTTGAAAGCGGGCCGTCTTGGCCAAACCCGGACAGCGCGCAGTAGATGATCGATGGTTTGACTTTCTTAAGTTCGTCATGGCCCAGGGCTAATCTGTCCATGACGCCAGGGCGGAAATTTTCAACCACTACGTCCGCAGTCTTCACCAAGCTCTTGAAGACCGCCTTGCCCTCAGGTTTTTGAAGGTCGAGCGTAATGGATCGCTTGCCCGCGTTCTGAGCCATGAAGGATGTGCCCATGAACTTTTGGTTCAGGGCCGTGTCTGCGCCTAGTTGCCGAGCGAGGTCTCCTGTTCCAGGTCGCTCCACCTTAATCACATCGGCACCTTGCAGCGCCAATTGATAACAGCAGAACGGCCCGGCCAGCACATTGGTTAGATCAAGGACGCGAATGCCCTCTAATGGCTGGCCCATGGCTTTTCTTAATACCCTTCGTCTTCCAGGTTCAACAGCGGGAAAGCGCTTAATGCATGCGGTTCATTAACCAGGGGTGCGCCCGGGAACAATTGCGCCGGATCAACATCTGCATAGGACGTCGCGCCCATCAGGCCCAAACATTCTTCGACTTCCATTTCGAGGATTTCAAGGATACGAACGAGCCCCTCATACCCAGCAGCAGCCAAGCCGAGCCCTTGCAACTTACCAATGCCAACCGCGTCCGCGCCCATGACGATGGCCTTAACAATATCTGTGCCCCGCATGATGCCACCATCGATGAAGACTTTGGCTTTGCCATCCACTTCCTTCACCACTTCCGGCAAGACATCCAGGGTGCCGCGACCTTGATCCAATTGCCGCCCGCCGTGGTTGGAGACATAGACTCCTTCAATGCCGTTTTCGACAGCAATGGCGGCGTCTTCCGCCGTTGCGATGCCCTTAAGGATGAGAGGGATGTCGTGATTGTCTTTAATGTATTTGATTAGATCCCAATCGATAGCGGCTTGATAAGCCATGCTATCTTCGACTTTGCGCCGCCACTTTTTGACAAAGCGTTTCGCAATATCACGCTCGCGTCGGCTATAACGGGCAGAATCAACTGTAATGGCGAAAGCCGAATAGCCGTTATCGATGGCGCGCCGGACATAGCCGTCAACCCAGTTCCGGTCCCCCCGGACGTAAAGTTGATATATACGCAGGTTATCGGCAGCAGCAGCGACGTCTTCAAGACCTGGATTGCAGACCGAACTGAGCATATGGCCGCAGCCAAATTCTCCAGCAGCCTTGGCGGCGCCAATTCCCCCCTCTTCAGTGAACGATTCCAGCGATCCGATAGGCGCCATAAACAGGGGCAGGCGGAGCTTGCGACCATATAATTCTGACGTGCAATCAATGTCATTAACATCACGCAGAACGCGAGGACGCAATGCGACGCTGTCGAATGCCATGCGGTTGCGTTTGAGCGTGGTTTCCGTACTGGCAGCCCCCATCAGGTAGTCCCAGGCAAACTGAGACAAATTTAATCGCGCCTGTTTAACCACTTCATGAATGGTCAAATAATCGAGTTCGGTATCTTGCTTCATGGAATGTGTCTCCGTATTTAATCAATCGTTTCAACTGTTATAGATGCGCCACTCGCGACGTTCCTGAGATCACGGACGTCTTCAACGGCGCGGCCCCAAATATTTGTCGGTGCGGCCAGCCGAATTTCATCGCCTTCGGAAATAGGGGTCGGGCCAAAGCCAATGGCAATTGAATCCCCCTCCACCCAAAATGCAAGCTCGCCGGCTTCGACCACCGCTTTGGCATCTGCTTCTAAGTCTGCTTGAACCGGCGTTGAAAAATAAACTTCATCTCCCCAGGTTTGCGCCGACGAAGAAAACGGTGCGCTGTTATAGAGCGCGTCGGCAGTCGGTGTTTCAAACAATTCAGCAGTGATCGACACACTGCCGATGGTCATTCTTAACTTACGCAATGGGAATTTCCTTATTGAATGGTCTCTGGAGAATAGAACTCGTCGTCGTCATCGTCCTCGTCATCCTCATCGTCTTCTTCAGGCGGCGGGGCGGCACCTGCTTGATGGTGAACGAGTTTCCAAGTGTTGTCCTCACGAATAAAAATGTTCGTCGCCATCAGGTATGCGCCTTCCAGTTCCTCATAGCAAACCACATAGGCCGTATCACCCAAGACGGTGGCAGAAGCTTCGTGACAGGTGACGCTCGGGGAATGTCCGCTGGTTAGGATCGCCTCCCAACTTTCCAAGACCTGATCGCGGCCTGACAACAATTCCCAGCCTGGATGGATGCACGTGACCGAAGGCCGTTGCGACCAGACCGTATCCATCGCCTCTACATCTCGACTGGTGAACGCGAGATAAAAAGCATCATTGGCAAACAAGACAGCGACGTAATCAGACATGGACACTCTCTAGGCCGGATTAAACAGTCTGGTAGTCTAAACCTGTATCCCCCACATAGAGAAGACCTTGATTATGTAAATTTAATCCTCAGCTGAGATCATGGCCGTGTAGACCGTGGCTGCATTGGCTTGGCTGATGTCTCCTGCCACCGCACCGACCTTGCGCATTTTAGGCGTCGGGCTAGCCGGTACGACCACCAAACCGGCTAATGTCAAGGTGTCCAGGACCTGCAATGCGTTCCGCAATTTGTTGCCATTTTTTGGTTCAATCATGGAATTCTTCGATATCCTTTGCTTTATGGGGCGTAATTTGGCCCCGAATTCTTGTATCAATTTCTCTGTTAACAGGTATTCATATAGGGTCTCCATATGTGTGTAGTATTGCGAGCATATGAAACGCATGTGACAACCTGATTCTTTGTAGGGGATTGACGAATTTAGAACGGGCTATAAATTTGATCTATGACAACAGAACTCATTTATCATATGTGCCGCCGCGAAGAGTGGTTGGAGGCTGAGAAGGTGGGGGCTTATTTGGGGTCTTCTCAGGACCAAGCCGACGGATTTATTCATTTCTCAAACAGTACTCAGATCGTTGAAAGTGCGGCAAAACACCGTGCCGGGCAGTCTGGACTGGTTTTATTGAGCGTCGATCCCGATAAATTGGGATCTGCGCTGAAGTGGGAGAACTCCCGTGGCGGGGCATTGTTTCCCCATCTTTATGGAGAATTATCACCAGCGGCCGTGATGCGGGTAGACGATCTACCGTTAGGAGTCGATGGATTACACGTTTTCCCATCGGATATTAGTCGTGCCGATGGCTGATTTATATAAACTCGCAGGCCCTGTCCTTCGGCTCCTTGATCCGGAAGCCGCGCATGGGGTTGCCATTTGTGTGCTGAAGGCGGGCTTGGCTCCCGTTGGTGCGAAGTTTGAGGATCCAATTCTATCGGTCAAGCTTTGGGACCTGGAGTTTGCCAACCCTATAGGTTTGGCAGCAGGGTTTGATAAAAATGCTGAAGTCCCGGACGCAATGTGTGAGCAAGGTTTTGGGTTCGTGGAAATCGGCAGTGTCACGCCGCGTCCCCAAATTGGGAACCCGAAGCCTCGGCTGTTCCGTCTGACCCGTGATCGGGCGGTGATAAATCGCATGGGGTTTAATAACGATGGCATGGACGTTGTTGCTGAACGTTTGGCGAAGGGGCATTCGGGAATTCTTGGGGTGAACCTCGGCAAAAATAAAGACACAGAGAATGCGCTTGATGATTATGTCTTGGGCGCGGAAAAGTTGGCATCCTATGCCGACTACATTGTGGTTAATGTCTCATCACCGAACACGCCGGGTTTGCGCCTGTTGCAAGGCGGCGATCAATTAAAGAGCCTGCTGGCAGGTGTGAGGGAGGTGTTGAATAAATCAGACTCTGGAAAACGCCCCCCGTTGCTGGTCAAGATTGCGCCAGATTTGGCCGACGAAGATCTTGCTGAAATCGCCACTGTTTCTTTGGAGGTCGGGATTGACGGTTTGATTGCGACAAATACCACGATCCAACGCCCCGCTAGTCTGACTGATGCTCATAGCTCGGAAGGCGGTGGATTAAGCGGGCAGCCGCTGATGAATTTATCGACCAGCGTGCTTTCCCAGATGTATCAACTGACCGAAGGAAAGCTGCCGCTGATTGGCGTCGGAGGTGTTTCCAGCGGGGCGGATGCTTATGAAAAGATTCGTGCGGGGGCCAGTCTGGTTCAACTCTATTCGGCGCTTGTGTATCAGGGGCCTGGCCTGGTGAATCGTATTAAACGAGAGTTGTTGGCGTGTTTAAAAAAAGATGGATTTGCATCGATCACCGATGCGGTCGGGGCTGATCATCGTTAGGGGCGACCGTCCCCTTTCCGTCGTTCCACAAAAGACTGGACCAATCTAAAAATTATCGGCGCAAACACCAACAGAGAAAATACGCGGAACAGGTGATGGGTAGAAACGAAAGCAATATCGATTCCCAAGGCGAGACTGATGAGGCTCATTTCTGCCAAGCCGCTGGGCGAGAAGGCCAGAACCAATACCTTGAAATCCACCCCCGTAACCTTTGACATGATCATGGCGAACGCAATCGCCGCCGCAATCATAACGATGGTTGTTACTCCCCCAGCCAACAAATTGCCGAAGACTCGTTTCAAAGCTAATCCTGCAAATTGACAACCGATGCTGGCCCCTAGGACCACTTGCGCGACATTGATCAAATCTTGCGGAACACGGGCGTCGCTGAACCCTGCGACGTGGACGAAGCCACTTACAGCCAGAGGCCCTAAAATGGCGTATGCTGGCAGCCGTAGCATCTTGCCTCCGGCATAACCGACAACGGTACAGACAAATAATACGCCTAAATCGAAGGGAGTGATACTCGTACCGTGAGTTACCGCGGCAGCAGTACTTGGATCGTACCCCCCGAAGTATCGAAACCAAAATGGAATAATCATTACGGTCAACAGCAACCGCATGCTGTGCACTAATGATATGACCCTTTCGTCACCCCCATAGCTCTTGCCTAACATTACCATTTCGATCAAACCACCAGGAGCCGCTGCATAATAGGAGGATACCGGGTCGTATTTCGCAACACGGGTTAAAATCTGATACGACACGCCACCCACAATGACGACGTAAATTAGGACGCAGCCGAGTGTGGGCCCCCATTGTAAAGCGTCTGTAACTGTCTCTGGCGTGAAGGCGGTCCCCAACATGGTTCCCAGAACTGCGACCATATAGCCGCGTAATTTTTTGGAATGTTGAATTGGCGCGCCGAATAGTGCGGCCACGGTCGTTACAACCATGGCCCCAATCATCCACGGCAGGGGCGAGCGAAGGTACTCAAAGATTGCGCCGCCCACAGCAGCTAGACATAAAGTCAGTAAAATCGGCACGGCGGTGCGCTTAGAAAGCGCCGAGGAAATGGGCATTTATTGATCCAGTTCGTCCCTGGAATTAGGGTAAGAATTGTTCCTTAAGAATACGTTCTTCTAGATTGTGTTCGGGGTCAAATAATAGTTTAGGCGCCAAGCTGGAGTCTTCTATAATTTCAACCCGTATGACATTTCTAAACTCATAAAAATCGGCAACCGCACTGACCGGACGCATATCAGAGCTCAAAACTTCAATGACAACTTTTGCCTGGTGCGGCAAGACAGCCCCCCGCCATTGCCGGGGCCGAAACGCGCTGATGGGTGTTAGTGCCAACACGCCGGCCCCTAAGGGTAAAATTGGCCCGTGTACTGACAGGTTATAGGCTGTGCTGCCCGCCGGTGTTGACAGCAAAATACCATCGCAAATGAGCTCTTCCAGGCGAACCACATCATCGACCAAGACGCGGACCTTGGCGGCAAAACGAGTTTGCCGAAACACCGATACATCATTAATTGCAATGGCTTGGTGGCGGGTGCCATCTACATCCTGCACCGTCATGGACAGCGCTGGAATGGTGTTAAGTTCTGCTTTTTCAAGGCGTTCCAGAAGGCCATCTTCCTCATACGCGTTCATCAAAAATCCGACAGAGCCTCGGTTTATGCCAAAAATTGGCGTTTGCTGTTCCATGTATTCATGGAGACATTGCAGCATGAAGCCGTCACCCCCAAGGGCGACAACCACGTCTGCTTCCTCAGCAGGCACGTAGCTATAGCGCGCTTCTAACAGTTTCTTCGCAGTCTGAGCGATCTCCTGATCGGCAGCGGCGAAGGCAATGGAATTAAACTTCATGATATCCTTTGTAGCATCTCTTGCGAATTTGACGAATTTCCAACATACTAGTTGGTATGCCACGTGTTCGCAATCCAAAGCAAACGCGCCGTGCAATCTTGCAGGCAGCGTATGAAAATATCCACCGGCAAGGCTATCAGGCGGCGGGGCTCAGCGATATTTTGGCTGCAACGGGGGTGACCAAGGGCGCGCTTTATCATCATTTTCCCAACAAGGCTGCCTTGGGTTACGCCGTGGTTGACGAAGTCCTGAAGGCTTACGTTGAAACCTGGTGGCTGGAACCAATTGAAGATACTGAAGACCCTATCGCGGTGCTGGCGGGTCTCATCGACATAGATGTGCATACAGATCTTGAAAGCCTGATTGAATTAGGCTGTCCGCTTAACAATTTGGCGCAGGAAATGTCGGCCATTGATGATGGTTTTCGTCAACGGATTGAGGCGCTGTATCGACTTTGGCGTAAGGGAATTGAAAGTTCGCTTCGCAACAGCCAGCAACGCGGCGATGTGCTAGGTGATGTCGATGCTGACCAAGCGGCAGCGTTTTTTATTGCGGCCGTTGAAGGCGGTCTCGGGCAAGCTAAGGCGGCACAAAGTAGCGACGTCTTCCGCGACTGCATGGTTGGGCTTAGCCGTTATCTATTATCACTTCGAGCGTAGGATGCAGCTTGAAGGAACTTATGAACACGCATGAAGTGGCGGATTACCTTCGGATCAAGGAACGTAAAGTTTATGATCTAATCGCCAAGAAGGCCATTCCATGTACTCGAGTGACTGGCAAGTGGCTATTCCCAAAGCCGTTGATTGATGCGTGGTTGGCGCGAGAAACGGATACCACAGGCGTTTCGTTGACCCCGCCCCCCGCCGTTGTTGCAGGAAGCCAAGATCCGCTATTGGATTGGAGCCTGCGTGAATCTGGGTGTGATTTGGCGGTGTTACCGGGCGGCAGCTTGGACGGCCTGCGGCGGTTTGCCAGCGGTGATGCGGTTGTTTGTGGCCTGCATATCCCGGAGCCGGAGGGCTATAACACCCAGTCCGTCGCCAAGCAGTGCGCGGGGCAGGGGACCGTGCTGGTCGAATGGGCTTGGCGAGAACAGGGGCTGGTATTGGCTAAGGGAAATCCTCTAGGCATTATCTCAGTCGCAGATTTGGTCACGGCCAACGCGCGGGTTGCTGTTCGACAGCCAGATGCGGGCAGTCGCCTATTATTTCAAAACTTGTTGGATGAGGCAGGCATAAAATTCGACCAACTCAACGCTCTCACGGAAGTTTTTCGGAGTGAGAACGACTTGGGGTTGGCAATCCTGGACGACAAGGCTGATGCCGGGCTTGGGATCGCGGCGGTCGCCCGCGGTCAACGTCTGGATTTCGTGCCATTGGCGCGCGAACGATTTGATTTGTTGGTCCGTCGCAGAGATTATTTTGAGACTCCGGTTCAGACACTTCTCGCCTTCTCTCGAACAGAAAATTTTCGAGCCAAAGCCAAAGAAATGGGGGGCTATGCCGTCGCCAATGTAGGGCAGATTTCAGCCAGCCTGGATTAATTTACTGGCCCGGTTTGGCGTTCGGCGTGAACAACTTCTTTCCATTGATGGTGAAAGCGCCGATGGCTTTTTGGCCTTCTTTGGAAATTAACCAATCGATTAATATTTGTCCCTCTTTTGCCTTCACATGGGGGTGCTTCGCTTTGTTTACGAGGATCACGCCGTAGGGATTGAACAACGGCGGCAGCCCCTCGACAAGGACGCTCAGGCCCACCTTGTTCTGGAACGCCAGCCAGGTCCCCCGATCGGTCATGGTATAGGCGTTGGTGGCAGACGAGGTGTTCAGGGTTGCCCCCATGCCGGAGCCGGTTTCCCGGTACCAAGTGCCGGAAACCTTTTTTAAATTTACTCCAGTTTTCATCCATAGCGATAGTTCGCGTTTATGTGTACCACTGTCGTCGCCCCGCGACATGAAGGGTGACTTGGTGGCAGAAATCCGCAGGAGAGCTGCTGTTAGATTTTTCATTTTATGGATTTTGGCCGGGTCGGCAGTGGGGCCAACAATGATGAAATCGTTATACATCACATCGTAACGTTTTATGCCAAAGCCATCAGCGACGAACTTTTCTTCGGATGTGCGGTGATGGACCAGCAAAACGTCAGCATCACCCCGTCTGGCAATTCGGATTGCTTGGCCCGTTCCAACTGCTACGACTCGAACCAAGATGCCTGTTTTCTTGGAAAACATCGGCAAGATATGCCTCAGCAGGCCTGAATTTTCCGTAGATGTCGTGGATGTCAGGGTGATATATTTTTCGGCACTTTGTGCGGGTAATCCTGCTGCGAGCCAAATACCAAGTGCGATGACGATTGCGATAGCTTTCACGACTGCATCTCCTGATTGGGTCCCCATAACAAATCACCACGGATAAAGGCCTCCGCCAGTGGGTTCTTCGGGGCTGCAAAAAAGTCGGCTGCCGGGGATTGCTCCAACAGTCTTCCTTGATGGATAAACAAAACTTCATCGGCCAAGCGTCGGGCCTGACCCATGTTGTGGGTGGTCATGATGATCTTGGTTCCAGCGGCGTGGATTTCGGCGATGATTTCCTCAAACGCATATGTCGCACCCGGGTCCAGACTGGCCGTGGGTTCATCTAGGAACAACACTTGTGGTTTTAGGACCCAAGCGCGGGCCAGGGCTAACTTTTGTTGTTCACCGAACGACATGACCCGGGCAGGGCGTCTGGCAAATTCAGCCAAGCCGGTCTTTTCCAAGACTTCTTGGGTGAGGCGCTTGCGTTCGGCCCGGTCGATCCCTCTAAGGGCCAGCGCATAGTCCACATTAGCTTGGGCAGATCGACGTAGCATGATCGGGCGCTGAAAGACCATCGCTTGGAAATCTGACGGGTTTCGTGTCCGGGCACCGTGCCATCGAATGGCCCCGCCTGAGGGCTGTATCAAGCCATGGCAGAGACGCAAAAGCAGACTTTTCCCGGCACCATTTGGTCCGAGAATAATCGTCCGAGGACCGGCCTCCAGTTTGAACGAAAGATCATTGATCAAACGCTTGTCACTGGCCTCATATCTGAGATCGCTGAGTTCCAGCGGGAAGATGCTATCGGCATTAATGGTCATTTTTCAGACCTTTCTGCCAAGGCTTTCATCCCATAAGCACCGCCATTAGCCCCCAACGAGATCGCCATCAGGATACAACCAAGCGCCAACGCTAAAACCAAATCACCTTTACTGACTTCCAAGGCGATGGATGTCGTCATTACCCGCGTAACATGATCGATGTTGCCGCCGACGATCATGACAGCGCCGACTTCCGCACTGGCGCGTCCGAACCCGGCAAGCAGGGCCGTCAGCAACGAATACCGCCCGTCCCAGATCAGTGCTGTAATGGCGCGCCCGGGGCCAGCACCTAAGGATCGAAGCTGTTCTTCATACTCTGCCCACAGGTCTTCAATGACTTGGCGGGTGAGGGCACCGATGATCGGCATGATCAGCAGGACCTGGGCAATGATCATCGCCGTTGGCGTAAACAGCAGCCCCAGAACACCGAAGGGACCTGTCCGCGATAACAACAGATAAACGATTAGCCCGACCACCACCGGTGGCAATCCCATCAGCGCATTCATGAAAACAACAATCGCCGTTCGACCTGGAAACCGATACAGCGCAACAGCGGCCCCAACAGGCATGGCAATCAGCGTGGCAATAAACAGCGCACTGAAACTGACCCTAAGCGACAGCAACACAATCTCCGTCAAATCCTGGTTCAGGTTGACGATCAGGGCAACAGCAGTCAAAAGTGCATCGCTGAAATCGGTCATGGGGCCGGTTTCTCCTTCGGGCGGTTTAGTCGTAGCGTTTGAAGCTCTAAATCGGCAAGAAATGTAAATTATGCATGAATTTACATACTTATGCATATGTGTAAACCAGTATTCCTTTGAGCCAAGGAGAGAAATCAGTGACGTCACTCATTACATTGGAAGAAATTAAGGCTGCGCGGGATGCGCTGCCGGACGTGATCCGCCGCACGCCTATTCTGCCGTTGTCCAGGGATTCCGCCGAAGTCGGGCAGGAAAAATTATTTCTGAAAGCTGAAAATCTGCAAGTCACAGGGGCTTACAAAGTTCGTGCCGCGTTCACCATGATGAACGCTATTGAGCCTGAGCGCTTGAAGAATGGACTGGTGCTGACGTCATCCGGCAACTTTGCCCAGGGGTTTGCCTACGCGGGCGCGCGCAGGGGGGTGAAGGTTGTCGTTGTCATGCTGGACCATACCAGCCCCTACAAAATTCAAGGGACGGAAGGCTATGGTGCCGAGGTCTTTCTGTGTGGCACCGACGCCAGCGCCCGCCAAGACATCGTCGAACAAGTCGCCCGCGAACGAGGCATGACCGCCATCAACACCTGGGAAGAACGCCCGATCACAGCAGGCCACGCCAGCATTGGTCTTGAAATCGTCGAAGACTGCCCGGACGTCGAGCAAGTCCTGGTGCCGGTCAGCAGTGGCGGGGTTGCGGGTGGCATTGCGGCGGCCGTAAAACTCAGCCGACCCGAGGTCAAAGTCATTGGCGTGCAGCCGGAACGCGCCAACGCGGCCTATGTATCGCTGGAAAAGGGTGAGCCGACGGCGATTGACTATT containing:
- a CDS encoding TetR/AcrR family transcriptional regulator; protein product: MPRVRNPKQTRRAILQAAYENIHRQGYQAAGLSDILAATGVTKGALYHHFPNKAALGYAVVDEVLKAYVETWWLEPIEDTEDPIAVLAGLIDIDVHTDLESLIELGCPLNNLAQEMSAIDDGFRQRIEALYRLWRKGIESSLRNSQQRGDVLGDVDADQAAAFFIAAVEGGLGQAKAAQSSDVFRDCMVGLSRYLLSLRA
- a CDS encoding AbrB family transcriptional regulator, with translation MPISSALSKRTAVPILLTLCLAAVGGAIFEYLRSPLPWMIGAMVVTTVAALFGAPIQHSKKLRGYMVAVLGTMLGTAFTPETVTDALQWGPTLGCVLIYVVIVGGVSYQILTRVAKYDPVSSYYAAAPGGLIEMVMLGKSYGGDERVISLVHSMRLLLTVMIIPFWFRYFGGYDPSTAAAVTHGTSITPFDLGVLFVCTVVGYAGGKMLRLPAYAILGPLAVSGFVHVAGFSDARVPQDLINVAQVVLGASIGCQFAGLALKRVFGNLLAGGVTTIVMIAAAIAFAMIMSKVTGVDFKVLVLAFSPSGLAEMSLISLALGIDIAFVSTHHLFRVFSLLVFAPIIFRLVQSFVERRKGDGRP
- a CDS encoding solute-binding protein; amino-acid sequence: MGTQSGDAVVKAIAIVIALGIWLAAGLPAQSAEKYITLTSTTSTENSGLLRHILPMFSKKTGILVRVVAVGTGQAIRIARRGDADVLLVHHRTSEEKFVADGFGIKRYDVMYNDFIIVGPTADPAKIHKMKNLTAALLRISATKSPFMSRGDDSGTHKRELSLWMKTGVNLKKVSGTWYRETGSGMGATLNTSSATNAYTMTDRGTWLAFQNKVGLSVLVEGLPPLFNPYGVILVNKAKHPHVKAKEGQILIDWLISKEGQKAIGAFTINGKKLFTPNAKPGQ
- a CDS encoding nuclear transport factor 2 family protein, with translation MSDYVAVLFANDAFYLAFTSRDVEAMDTVWSQRPSVTCIHPGWELLSGRDQVLESWEAILTSGHSPSVTCHEASATVLGDTAYVVCYEELEGAYLMATNIFIREDNTWKLVHHQAGAAPPPEEDDEDDEDDDDDEFYSPETIQ
- a CDS encoding ATP-binding cassette domain-containing protein, encoding MNADSIFPLELSDLRYEASDKRLINDLSFKLEAGPRTIILGPNGAGKSLLLRLCHGLIQPSGGAIRWHGARTRNPSDFQAMVFQRPIMLRRSAQANVDYALALRGIDRAERKRLTQEVLEKTGLAEFARRPARVMSFGEQQKLALARAWVLKPQVLFLDEPTASLDPGATYAFEEIIAEIHAAGTKIIMTTHNMGQARRLADEVLFIHQGRLLEQSPAADFFAAPKNPLAEAFIRGDLLWGPNQEMQS
- a CDS encoding pyridoxal-phosphate dependent enzyme, whose translation is MTSLITLEEIKAARDALPDVIRRTPILPLSRDSAEVGQEKLFLKAENLQVTGAYKVRAAFTMMNAIEPERLKNGLVLTSSGNFAQGFAYAGARRGVKVVVVMLDHTSPYKIQGTEGYGAEVFLCGTDASARQDIVEQVARERGMTAINTWEERPITAGHASIGLEIVEDCPDVEQVLVPVSSGGVAGGIAAAVKLSRPEVKVIGVQPERANAAYVSLEKGEPTAIDYWDTMADGLSAVRPGEFPFQHLQEYLDEIVLISEQDIAETFRTLLFRAKILGEPAGVVASAGFLSGKVDTSLKTVAAVTGGNVTEEVIQKMLSMSA
- a CDS encoding helix-turn-helix transcriptional regulator, encoding MNTHEVADYLRIKERKVYDLIAKKAIPCTRVTGKWLFPKPLIDAWLARETDTTGVSLTPPPAVVAGSQDPLLDWSLRESGCDLAVLPGGSLDGLRRFASGDAVVCGLHIPEPEGYNTQSVAKQCAGQGTVLVEWAWREQGLVLAKGNPLGIISVADLVTANARVAVRQPDAGSRLLFQNLLDEAGIKFDQLNALTEVFRSENDLGLAILDDKADAGLGIAAVARGQRLDFVPLARERFDLLVRRRDYFETPVQTLLAFSRTENFRAKAKEMGGYAVANVGQISASLD
- a CDS encoding alpha-hydroxy-acid oxidizing protein; this translates as MKQDTELDYLTIHEVVKQARLNLSQFAWDYLMGAASTETTLKRNRMAFDSVALRPRVLRDVNDIDCTSELYGRKLRLPLFMAPIGSLESFTEEGGIGAAKAAGEFGCGHMLSSVCNPGLEDVAAAADNLRIYQLYVRGDRNWVDGYVRRAIDNGYSAFAITVDSARYSRRERDIAKRFVKKWRRKVEDSMAYQAAIDWDLIKYIKDNHDIPLILKGIATAEDAAIAVENGIEGVYVSNHGGRQLDQGRGTLDVLPEVVKEVDGKAKVFIDGGIMRGTDIVKAIVMGADAVGIGKLQGLGLAAAGYEGLVRILEILEMEVEECLGLMGATSYADVDPAQLFPGAPLVNEPHALSAFPLLNLEDEGY
- a CDS encoding NAD kinase codes for the protein MKFNSIAFAAADQEIAQTAKKLLEARYSYVPAEEADVVVALGGDGFMLQCLHEYMEQQTPIFGINRGSVGFLMNAYEEDGLLERLEKAELNTIPALSMTVQDVDGTRHQAIAINDVSVFRQTRFAAKVRVLVDDVVRLEELICDGILLSTPAGSTAYNLSVHGPILPLGAGVLALTPISAFRPRQWRGAVLPHQAKVVIEVLSSDMRPVSAVADFYEFRNVIRVEIIEDSSLAPKLLFDPEHNLEERILKEQFLP
- a CDS encoding DUF952 domain-containing protein — its product is MTTELIYHMCRREEWLEAEKVGAYLGSSQDQADGFIHFSNSTQIVESAAKHRAGQSGLVLLSVDPDKLGSALKWENSRGGALFPHLYGELSPAAVMRVDDLPLGVDGLHVFPSDISRADG
- a CDS encoding quinone-dependent dihydroorotate dehydrogenase is translated as MADLYKLAGPVLRLLDPEAAHGVAICVLKAGLAPVGAKFEDPILSVKLWDLEFANPIGLAAGFDKNAEVPDAMCEQGFGFVEIGSVTPRPQIGNPKPRLFRLTRDRAVINRMGFNNDGMDVVAERLAKGHSGILGVNLGKNKDTENALDDYVLGAEKLASYADYIVVNVSSPNTPGLRLLQGGDQLKSLLAGVREVLNKSDSGKRPPLLVKIAPDLADEDLAEIATVSLEVGIDGLIATNTTIQRPASLTDAHSSEGGGLSGQPLMNLSTSVLSQMYQLTEGKLPLIGVGGVSSGADAYEKIRAGASLVQLYSALVYQGPGLVNRIKRELLACLKKDGFASITDAVGADHR
- a CDS encoding ABC transporter permease, producing MTDFSDALLTAVALIVNLNQDLTEIVLLSLRVSFSALFIATLIAMPVGAAVALYRFPGRTAIVVFMNALMGLPPVVVGLIVYLLLSRTGPFGVLGLLFTPTAMIIAQVLLIMPIIGALTRQVIEDLWAEYEEQLRSLGAGPGRAITALIWDGRYSLLTALLAGFGRASAEVGAVMIVGGNIDHVTRVMTTSIALEVSKGDLVLALALGCILMAISLGANGGAYGMKALAERSEK